A single Brevundimonas sp. M20 DNA region contains:
- a CDS encoding EAL domain-containing protein, with translation MRAITNGFLFFGYLFLAMTVGAFLWRAGLGGGAGVAGGLGAGGLLLAAHVMLVGRTQRAALKKEIDQVREAHRLLADAMESTQGALTELAQAIEAGALTSTEQLSGEVRMLETLIQQMSLSLDERMSRPAPASAFEARHQQQSNVLLATIHEALAENRVDLYLQPVVSLPQRRTIFYESFTRLRAADDRVMMPAEYLSVAEGEGLVPAIDNLLLFRCAQIVRRLARQDRKVGVFCNVALSSLGDETFFPQFLDFLSENRDLNQALIFELGQAVFDARGAVEARNMAKLADLGFRFSIDKVQTLDLDFADLQRSDVKFLKVSADLLIEQLLDLDNGPAIPSLRDIQAADFAQLTRRYGIEVIAEKCESERQIVDILELDVSMGQGHLFGEPRAIKEQVLAETDPPAEFLRSTLRSAEQRRRFG, from the coding sequence ATGCGCGCCATTACCAACGGCTTTTTGTTCTTCGGCTACCTGTTCCTGGCGATGACCGTCGGCGCCTTCCTTTGGCGCGCGGGTCTCGGCGGCGGGGCGGGCGTGGCCGGCGGCCTTGGCGCGGGGGGCCTGCTTCTGGCCGCCCACGTCATGCTGGTCGGCCGGACCCAGCGCGCCGCGCTCAAGAAAGAGATTGATCAGGTCCGCGAGGCGCACCGCCTGCTGGCCGACGCGATGGAGTCCACCCAGGGCGCGCTGACCGAACTGGCCCAGGCCATCGAGGCCGGCGCCCTGACCTCGACCGAGCAGCTGTCCGGCGAGGTCCGTATGCTGGAGACCCTGATCCAGCAGATGAGCCTCTCTCTCGACGAGCGGATGAGCCGTCCTGCGCCCGCCAGCGCCTTCGAGGCCCGCCATCAGCAGCAATCGAACGTCCTGCTGGCCACCATCCATGAGGCCCTCGCCGAGAACCGTGTGGACCTCTACCTCCAGCCGGTCGTCTCCCTGCCCCAGCGCCGGACCATCTTCTACGAAAGCTTCACCCGCCTGCGCGCCGCCGACGACCGGGTGATGATGCCCGCCGAATATCTGTCGGTCGCCGAGGGCGAGGGTCTGGTTCCGGCCATCGACAACCTGCTGCTGTTCCGCTGCGCCCAGATCGTGCGCCGTCTGGCCCGTCAGGATCGCAAGGTCGGCGTGTTCTGCAACGTGGCGCTGTCCTCTCTGGGCGACGAGACCTTCTTCCCGCAGTTCCTCGACTTCCTGTCCGAGAACCGCGACCTCAATCAGGCCCTGATCTTTGAACTGGGTCAGGCTGTCTTCGACGCGCGCGGCGCGGTCGAGGCCCGCAACATGGCCAAGCTGGCCGATCTCGGCTTCCGCTTCTCGATCGACAAGGTCCAGACGCTCGACCTCGATTTCGCCGACCTGCAACGCTCGGACGTCAAATTCCTCAAGGTCTCTGCCGACCTGCTGATCGAGCAACTGCTCGACCTCGACAACGGCCCGGCCATCCCGTCGCTGCGCGATATCCAGGCCGCCGATTTCGCCCAGTTGACCCGCCGCTACGGCATCGAGGTCATCGCCGAGAAGTGCGAGAGCGAGCGTCAGATCGTCGACATCCTCGAGCTCGACGTCTCCATGGGTCAGGGCCACCTCTTCGGCGAACCCCGCGCCATCAAGGAACAGGTGCTGGCCGAAACCGACCCGCCCGCCGAATTCCTGCGCTCCACCCTCCGCAGCGCCGAACAACGCCGCCGCTTCGGCTGA
- a CDS encoding SDR family NAD(P)-dependent oxidoreductase → MELFDLTGKVAVITGSSKGIGKAIAERMAEHGAKVVISSRKAGPCDEVAQALNAKHGEGTALAIPANIASKEELQRLVDETNATFGKIDILVCNAASNPYAGPMAGISDDQFQKIFHNNVLANHWLTQMVAPQMLERRDGAILIISSVGGLRGNALIGAYNVSKAADMQLVRNLAVEYGPSNVRVNCIAPGLIQTDFARYLWENEEVLKVTVEPNPMKRIGQPDEIAGTAVYLCSKAAAYVTGQTLVVDGGLTIAW, encoded by the coding sequence ATGGAATTGTTCGATCTGACCGGCAAGGTCGCGGTGATTACCGGCTCCTCCAAGGGTATCGGCAAGGCGATCGCCGAGCGGATGGCCGAGCACGGCGCCAAGGTGGTGATCTCGTCGCGCAAGGCCGGGCCGTGCGATGAGGTCGCGCAGGCCCTGAACGCCAAGCACGGTGAGGGCACGGCGCTGGCGATCCCGGCCAACATCGCGTCCAAGGAAGAGCTGCAGCGTCTGGTCGATGAGACCAACGCCACCTTCGGCAAGATCGACATTCTGGTCTGCAACGCGGCGTCGAACCCCTATGCCGGGCCGATGGCGGGCATCTCGGACGACCAGTTCCAGAAGATCTTCCACAACAATGTGCTGGCCAATCACTGGCTGACCCAGATGGTCGCGCCGCAGATGCTGGAGCGTAGGGACGGCGCGATCCTGATCATTTCGTCGGTCGGTGGTCTGCGCGGCAACGCCCTGATCGGCGCCTATAACGTGTCCAAGGCGGCGGACATGCAGCTGGTCCGCAATCTGGCGGTCGAGTACGGCCCGTCGAATGTGCGGGTGAACTGTATCGCGCCGGGCCTGATCCAGACCGACTTCGCCCGCTATCTGTGGGAGAACGAGGAGGTGCTGAAGGTGACGGTCGAGCCGAACCCGATGAAGCGCATCGGTCAGCCGGACGAGATCGCGGGCACGGCGGTCTATCTGTGCTCGAAGGCCGCGGCCTATGTGACCGGCCAGACGCTGGTGGTGGACGGCGGGCTGACGATTGCCTGGTGA
- a CDS encoding lysophospholipid acyltransferase family protein, which yields MRMLGVERASNVGGALLRALGPKVGTHKTVTRNLRIAFPDMSKTEREALALEAWERIGRSFAETAVMDQLTPASGRLEIVGKERLEAIRDSGKPVVFVSGHLSNFEVMAAVLVASGAPVQVTYRAANNPYVDRQIRDARARYGIKLFAPKGGDGARELLAGLERGESVALLNDQKFSEGPEVTFFGQPVNAAPGPSRLALRFGTVMQPISVVRLPGVRFRVTAHEPIEVPSTGDRQADIARGVQAITTFVEDRVREVPEDWFWVHKRWPQAVYDALPPED from the coding sequence ATGCGGATGCTGGGCGTGGAGCGGGCGTCGAACGTCGGCGGCGCCCTGCTGCGCGCGCTGGGCCCGAAGGTCGGCACCCACAAGACGGTGACCCGCAACCTGCGCATCGCCTTCCCCGACATGTCGAAGACGGAGCGCGAGGCGCTGGCGCTGGAGGCATGGGAACGGATCGGCCGCAGCTTCGCGGAGACGGCGGTGATGGACCAACTGACCCCCGCGAGCGGTCGGCTGGAGATCGTCGGCAAGGAACGGCTGGAGGCGATCCGCGACAGCGGCAAGCCGGTGGTTTTCGTGTCGGGCCACCTGTCGAATTTCGAGGTGATGGCGGCCGTGCTGGTGGCGTCAGGGGCGCCGGTGCAGGTGACCTATCGCGCGGCCAACAACCCCTATGTGGACAGGCAGATCCGCGATGCGCGGGCCCGCTACGGCATCAAGCTGTTCGCGCCCAAGGGCGGGGACGGGGCGCGGGAGTTGCTGGCCGGGCTGGAGCGCGGCGAGTCCGTCGCCCTGCTGAACGACCAGAAATTCTCCGAAGGGCCGGAAGTGACCTTCTTCGGTCAGCCGGTGAACGCCGCGCCGGGACCGTCGCGGCTGGCGCTGCGGTTCGGGACGGTGATGCAGCCCATCTCGGTGGTCCGTCTGCCGGGCGTCCGTTTCCGTGTGACGGCGCATGAGCCGATCGAGGTGCCCTCGACCGGTGACAGACAGGCCGACATCGCGCGCGGCGTGCAGGCGATCACCACCTTCGTCGAGGATCGGGTTCGCGAAGTCCCCGAGGACTGGTTCTGGGTGCACAAGCGTTGGCCGCAGGCGGTTTATGACGCCCTGCCGCCGGAAGACTGA
- a CDS encoding response regulator, translating to MSSLAALQVLLVDDNQHMRAITAAVLQSAGIRKVREATDGAAALVVLREHPVDLVIVDFNMFPLDGVEFTRLVRNSPDSANPYMPIIMMTGHSEKSRVYEARDAGVTEFVVKPITAKAILDRIQAVIFRPRPFVKTDGYFGPDRRRVQSPGFNGPWRRALDQSREI from the coding sequence ATGTCTTCGCTCGCCGCCCTTCAGGTTCTTCTGGTTGACGACAACCAGCACATGCGGGCGATCACCGCCGCCGTTCTCCAGTCTGCCGGCATCCGCAAGGTGCGCGAGGCCACCGACGGCGCCGCCGCGCTCGTCGTCCTGCGCGAGCATCCTGTCGATCTGGTGATCGTGGACTTCAACATGTTCCCGCTGGACGGGGTCGAGTTCACCCGTCTGGTCCGCAACAGCCCGGACAGCGCCAATCCCTATATGCCGATCATCATGATGACCGGCCACTCGGAGAAGAGCCGCGTCTATGAGGCCCGCGACGCGGGCGTCACCGAGTTCGTGGTCAAGCCGATCACGGCCAAGGCCATTCTGGACCGTATTCAGGCCGTCATTTTCCGCCCGCGTCCGTTCGTGAAGACCGACGGCTATTTCGGTCCCGACCGTCGCCGGGTCCAGTCTCCCGGCTTCAACGGTCCGTGGCGTCGCGCCCTGGATCAGTCGCGCGAAATCTGA
- a CDS encoding M23 family metallopeptidase, with protein MLDRRGLLAGGAALLAAGQARSQTRGPTTDLDLDGRFVQGGHVIGRTWPRALIFVDGEALSAASADGWFLVGFDRDAPGSVQIEARSEGRSASRTLSVAPGRFPSTAVNGLPPSTVAPSDPALLARIQEEVLVKTEAFSSRVDGDGFRDGFAWPLETYRVTSRWGAQRVLNGTPARPHYGIDLAAPQGSAIRAPAPGRVTLARSGMHFEGGLVLIDHGQGLITAYLHQSRIEVRQGQDVLRGDLIGRVGMTGRATGPHLCWRGKWRDRNIDPSLLVKT; from the coding sequence ATGCTCGACCGCCGCGGTCTGCTCGCCGGAGGCGCGGCCCTGCTCGCCGCCGGACAGGCCCGCAGCCAGACCCGCGGCCCGACCACCGACCTCGATCTCGACGGCCGCTTCGTTCAGGGCGGCCACGTCATCGGCCGCACCTGGCCCCGCGCCCTGATCTTCGTCGATGGCGAGGCCCTGTCCGCCGCCTCCGCCGACGGCTGGTTCTTGGTCGGCTTCGACCGCGACGCGCCCGGCAGCGTCCAGATCGAGGCCCGTTCCGAAGGGCGCAGCGCCTCACGCACCCTCAGCGTCGCTCCCGGGCGCTTTCCCTCCACCGCCGTCAACGGCCTGCCGCCCTCGACGGTCGCGCCGTCCGACCCCGCCCTTCTGGCCCGCATACAGGAGGAGGTGCTGGTCAAGACCGAGGCCTTCTCCAGCCGTGTTGACGGCGACGGCTTCCGGGACGGCTTCGCCTGGCCGCTGGAGACCTACCGCGTCACCAGCCGCTGGGGCGCCCAGCGCGTTCTGAACGGCACGCCGGCCCGGCCCCACTACGGCATCGACCTGGCCGCGCCGCAGGGCTCGGCCATCCGCGCCCCGGCGCCCGGCCGTGTGACCCTGGCCCGGTCGGGCATGCATTTCGAGGGCGGGCTGGTCCTGATCGACCACGGCCAGGGCCTGATCACCGCCTATCTGCACCAGTCCCGCATCGAGGTCCGTCAGGGGCAGGACGTCCTGCGCGGCGACCTGATCGGGCGTGTCGGGATGACCGGTCGCGCCACCGGCCCCCATCTCTGCTGGCGCGGAAAATGGCGGGACCGGAACATCGACCCGTCGCTTCTGGTGAAAACCTGA
- a CDS encoding DUF2093 domain-containing protein, giving the protein MDQSANPQATLHYGDGEFVVLKPGRFVTCAVTGKAIPLESLRYWSASLQEAYAGPAEAFQRLGQQP; this is encoded by the coding sequence ATGGACCAGTCAGCCAATCCGCAGGCCACGCTTCACTACGGCGACGGCGAATTCGTCGTGCTCAAGCCGGGCCGCTTCGTGACCTGCGCCGTCACCGGCAAGGCGATCCCGCTGGAAAGCCTGCGCTACTGGTCCGCCAGCCTGCAGGAGGCCTACGCCGGTCCGGCCGAGGCCTTCCAGCGCCTGGGCCAGCAGCCCTGA
- the xseA gene encoding exodeoxyribonuclease VII large subunit, whose amino-acid sequence MTDDYVFEAPADEPPAPRDNNPPLSISELSFALKRTLEDRFGHVRLRGEISKVNHHASGHVYLTLKDDKSAIDGVVWKGVVRGLGVRPESGLEVIVTGKITSYPARSSYQIVIESMEAAGAGALLAQLERLKARLAGEGLFEGSRKKPIPAFPAVVGVVTSPTGAVIRDILHRISERWPCRVIVWPCVVQGDAAAGQVANAVRGFDSMAPDGPIPRPDVVIVARGGGSVEDLWAFNDEALARTVAAASIPIISAVGHETDTTLIDFVSDRRAPTPTGAAEIATPVLADLQYAVADFERRLARAGGRLLEDRRTRLRAAARGLPARPEDLLALPQQRLDLAGSRLGSALHRNVAVHERQLAGASGRLSPILLRQRVQRESDRIAALTARLGSGLSSTVAGRERRLLQITGRLSPAPLHRRLDQRAARLEALSEKLDAVIPRRLDRDQTRLAALSRALTSLDPKRPKPGFARIEDETGAMIASAAGLHDGQAVRLVFSDGSKGARIDGGEDTPPPAPRPRPAPPPKPKPAAPGQGDLF is encoded by the coding sequence ATGACCGACGACTACGTCTTCGAGGCCCCGGCGGACGAACCGCCCGCGCCACGCGACAACAATCCGCCGCTGTCGATCTCCGAGCTGTCCTTCGCCCTGAAGCGCACGCTCGAGGATCGCTTCGGCCATGTCCGCCTGCGCGGCGAAATCTCGAAGGTGAACCACCACGCCTCGGGCCACGTCTATCTGACGCTCAAGGACGACAAGTCGGCCATCGACGGCGTCGTCTGGAAGGGCGTGGTGCGCGGCCTCGGCGTCCGGCCCGAGTCGGGGCTGGAAGTCATCGTCACCGGCAAGATCACCTCCTACCCCGCCCGCTCGTCGTACCAGATCGTCATCGAAAGCATGGAGGCCGCCGGCGCCGGCGCCCTGCTGGCCCAGCTGGAGCGGCTGAAGGCCCGGCTGGCGGGCGAGGGCCTGTTCGAGGGGTCTCGCAAGAAGCCCATCCCCGCTTTCCCCGCCGTCGTCGGCGTGGTCACCAGCCCCACCGGCGCGGTCATCCGCGACATCCTGCACCGCATTTCCGAGCGCTGGCCCTGCCGCGTCATCGTCTGGCCCTGCGTGGTCCAGGGCGACGCCGCCGCCGGTCAGGTCGCCAACGCCGTGCGCGGCTTCGACAGCATGGCTCCCGACGGCCCCATCCCCCGTCCCGACGTGGTCATCGTCGCGCGCGGTGGCGGTTCGGTCGAGGATCTCTGGGCCTTCAATGACGAGGCGCTGGCCCGCACCGTCGCCGCCGCCTCCATCCCGATCATCTCGGCCGTGGGGCACGAGACGGACACCACCCTGATCGACTTCGTCTCGGACCGCCGCGCCCCCACTCCCACCGGCGCCGCCGAGATCGCCACGCCCGTGCTGGCCGACCTTCAGTACGCGGTCGCCGATTTCGAGCGTCGTCTGGCCCGCGCGGGTGGTCGTCTGCTCGAGGATCGCCGCACCCGCCTGCGCGCCGCCGCCCGCGGCCTTCCCGCCCGCCCCGAGGACCTGCTGGCCCTGCCCCAGCAGCGGCTCGACCTGGCCGGCAGCCGTCTCGGCTCGGCCCTGCACCGCAACGTCGCGGTGCATGAGCGGCAGCTGGCCGGAGCGTCGGGCCGTCTCAGCCCAATCCTGCTACGCCAGCGCGTACAGCGAGAGTCTGATCGCATCGCCGCGCTGACGGCTCGTCTCGGCAGCGGTCTGTCCTCGACTGTCGCGGGACGCGAGCGGCGATTGCTTCAGATCACGGGTCGCCTGTCGCCGGCCCCCCTGCATCGCAGGCTGGATCAACGCGCCGCTCGTCTTGAAGCCTTGAGTGAAAAGCTCGACGCGGTCATTCCCCGCCGTCTGGATCGCGACCAGACCCGCCTCGCCGCCCTGTCCCGCGCCCTGACCAGCCTCGATCCCAAACGGCCCAAGCCCGGCTTCGCCCGCATCGAGGACGAGACGGGAGCCATGATCGCCTCCGCCGCAGGGCTGCACGACGGTCAGGCCGTCCGGCTGGTGTTCTCGGATGGATCGAAGGGCGCCCGCATCGACGGCGGCGAGGATACGCCGCCGCCCGCTCCCAGGCCGCGTCCTGCCCCTCCGCCGAAGCCGAAACCCGCCGCGCCGGGTCAGGGCGACCTGTTCTGA
- a CDS encoding TonB-dependent siderophore receptor, protein MFEFSPLDRRFTLLAGAALCAFAGPAHAQTAPSPTALDEVVVTGSRLSGAHRLAPVEVIDRTDLEAAAVTDPARMLQLLTANSGSEAQVDQLNQPQSSGTAQFNLRNLGLGSTLVLVDGLRWTSSAAVATDGSAYVDINSLVPLIALERVEAFKDGASAVYGSDAVAGVVNFVTRTEVEGAELRARYGLLDGAEESLIEAIGGATVLGGDLTLAGSWAHRSALGSNERGFTQAENYGRAGWTAVTSYGQPGSYFRPSANGYAPDPDCTNAAFPNAFRNSPTDAFCRLDYSDFFDLAPEETRTQLFADWRRPVGSVEVRLQAAWSSTGTIARQSPSLPILARALTVPTNHPDNPFGEAVLFRGRLLGAEAGASEATFDYETWRIAGGVSGQFANGWDWDLSATSSRQHIAYDKPDTIGTALQNALNGLGGAGCDPATGTPGVGPCQWFNPFGSAYLGTGTTNSPALVSSLIGSTGLRGASTLTTVDVQTDGRAFSWEGGRLDLAFGAQYRLSTLRHDWSDLVNAGDLLTAGYSPDFDGDQEVFAAFAEARLHLGERIEAQLALREEIYDGGADALSPRLAVRWDATDAFALRASWGQGFRAPSVFTLSGAQASQPSVLDRGAFVFVNTLTTGDPDLKPEESETLTLGAIWTPLPGLRLGLDAWRIDYTNLIVKESAQAIINQAAADDLAGLTDTAAQQRVTRAGNGALTFVDLRFINASSIETQGLDLSARYDRDLFGGVFSAAATWTYVDRYDIRLTPGAAATSGLGSTNLNTIARSLPQDRGEVSVGWSGPTDTITLLAHYTGGYSNDRSGVTDTTIDSWTTVDLHYVRAVTPSLDLSLGVVNLADSDPPLAQFALGYDPVVADPRGRILTIGLRKRF, encoded by the coding sequence ATGTTTGAGTTCTCCCCCCTCGACCGCCGCTTCACCCTCCTCGCCGGAGCCGCGCTTTGCGCCTTCGCCGGTCCCGCGCACGCCCAGACAGCGCCGTCGCCCACCGCGCTCGATGAAGTCGTCGTCACCGGCTCGCGCCTGTCCGGCGCCCATCGGCTGGCGCCGGTCGAAGTCATCGACCGCACCGATCTGGAAGCCGCCGCCGTCACGGACCCGGCCCGGATGCTGCAGCTGCTGACCGCCAACTCGGGCTCCGAGGCCCAGGTGGACCAGCTGAACCAGCCCCAGAGTTCGGGCACGGCCCAGTTCAACCTGCGCAATCTCGGGCTCGGTTCGACCCTCGTTCTTGTGGACGGTCTGCGCTGGACCTCAAGCGCGGCGGTCGCCACCGACGGCTCCGCCTATGTCGACATCAACAGCCTGGTCCCGCTGATCGCGCTGGAGCGGGTCGAGGCGTTCAAGGACGGCGCCTCAGCCGTCTATGGCTCCGACGCCGTGGCCGGGGTGGTCAACTTCGTCACCCGCACCGAGGTCGAGGGCGCCGAGCTGCGCGCCCGCTACGGCCTTTTGGACGGCGCCGAGGAAAGCCTGATCGAGGCGATCGGCGGCGCCACCGTTCTGGGCGGCGACCTGACGCTGGCGGGCTCCTGGGCCCACCGCTCGGCGCTGGGATCGAATGAGCGCGGCTTCACCCAGGCCGAAAACTACGGGCGCGCGGGCTGGACCGCCGTGACCAGCTACGGCCAGCCGGGTTCCTACTTCCGCCCGAGCGCGAACGGCTACGCCCCCGACCCCGACTGCACCAACGCGGCCTTCCCCAATGCCTTCCGCAACAGCCCGACAGACGCCTTCTGCCGTCTGGACTACTCGGACTTCTTCGACCTCGCGCCGGAGGAGACCCGGACCCAGCTGTTCGCCGACTGGCGCCGACCGGTCGGTTCTGTCGAGGTCCGGCTTCAGGCCGCATGGTCCTCGACCGGGACCATCGCCCGCCAGAGCCCGTCCCTGCCCATCCTCGCCCGCGCCCTGACGGTTCCGACCAACCACCCGGACAATCCGTTCGGCGAGGCCGTGCTGTTCCGGGGCCGCCTTCTGGGCGCCGAGGCGGGCGCGTCCGAGGCGACCTTCGACTACGAAACCTGGCGCATCGCGGGCGGCGTGTCCGGCCAGTTCGCCAATGGCTGGGACTGGGACCTGTCCGCGACCTCCAGCCGCCAGCACATCGCCTATGACAAGCCGGACACCATCGGCACGGCCCTGCAGAACGCCCTGAACGGTCTGGGCGGGGCGGGCTGCGATCCGGCGACGGGAACGCCCGGCGTCGGCCCCTGCCAGTGGTTCAATCCCTTCGGCAGCGCTTATCTGGGAACCGGCACGACCAACAGCCCGGCGCTGGTCTCCAGCCTGATCGGCTCAACGGGCCTGCGCGGCGCCTCGACCCTGACCACCGTTGATGTCCAGACCGACGGGCGCGCCTTCAGCTGGGAAGGCGGTCGTCTGGACCTCGCCTTCGGCGCCCAGTACCGCCTCAGCACCCTGCGTCATGACTGGAGCGATCTGGTCAATGCCGGTGACCTGCTGACCGCCGGCTATTCGCCCGACTTCGACGGCGACCAGGAGGTCTTCGCCGCCTTCGCCGAAGCCCGTCTGCATCTCGGCGAGCGCATCGAGGCCCAACTGGCCCTGCGCGAGGAAATCTATGACGGCGGCGCCGACGCTCTCAGCCCGCGCCTCGCCGTCCGCTGGGACGCCACTGATGCGTTCGCCCTGCGCGCCTCGTGGGGTCAGGGCTTCCGCGCCCCATCGGTCTTCACCCTGTCGGGCGCACAGGCGTCGCAGCCGTCGGTGCTGGACCGGGGCGCCTTCGTCTTCGTCAACACCCTGACCACCGGCGATCCCGACCTGAAGCCGGAGGAGTCCGAAACCCTTACCCTCGGCGCGATCTGGACGCCCCTGCCCGGCCTGCGCCTCGGCCTCGACGCCTGGCGGATCGACTACACCAACCTGATCGTGAAGGAGTCGGCGCAGGCGATCATCAATCAGGCCGCCGCCGATGATCTGGCGGGACTGACCGACACGGCGGCGCAGCAACGCGTCACCCGCGCGGGCAACGGGGCCCTGACCTTCGTGGACCTGCGCTTCATCAACGCCTCGTCCATCGAGACGCAGGGGCTGGACCTGTCCGCCCGCTATGACCGTGACCTGTTCGGCGGCGTCTTCTCCGCCGCCGCCACCTGGACCTACGTGGACAGGTACGACATCCGCCTGACGCCCGGCGCGGCGGCGACCTCGGGCCTCGGCTCGACCAATCTGAACACCATCGCCCGCTCCCTGCCGCAGGACCGGGGCGAGGTCTCGGTCGGCTGGAGCGGTCCGACCGACACCATCACCCTGCTGGCCCACTACACCGGCGGCTACAGTAACGACCGCAGCGGCGTCACCGACACCACCATCGACAGCTGGACCACCGTGGACCTTCACTACGTCCGCGCCGTCACCCCCTCGCTGGACCTGTCGCTCGGGGTGGTGAACCTCGCCGACTCCGATCCGCCGCTGGCCCAGTTCGCCCTCGGCTATGATCCGGTCGTCGCCGATCCGCGCGGTCGCATCCTCACCATCGGCCTCAGGAAGCGGTTCTGA
- the purD gene encoding phosphoribosylamine--glycine ligase, whose translation MNILLVGSGGREHALAWKIAQSPLVKRLVIAPGNPGMETLGELVAVKATDAEQLAAVAREIRADLVVVGPETALEQGLADRLAAAGIPCFGPSAKAAQLETSKAFSKAFMERHEIPTAGFGVYERLHEARQALTVFKPPYVIKADGLAAGKGVAISPTKREAEREIEWMLGGRFGQAGARVVIEEFMDGEEGSLFALSDGRNYVLLGGAQDHKRAYDGDLGPNTGGMGSYSPAPVFTPELVEAAERQVVKPVIDGMAAEGMPYRGVLYAGLMSTADGPKVVEFNARFGDPECQVLMMRLGGDIVPMLLACARGDLSRATLPEFLSETVICVVMAAQGYPDSPVEGSIIRGAEQDFGPNVQVFHAGTKRREDGQLVAAGGRVLNICARGADIAEARERAYSAIRKIDWPGGFYRTDIAWRALERE comes from the coding sequence ATGAACATCCTGCTGGTCGGATCGGGTGGGCGCGAGCACGCCCTGGCGTGGAAAATCGCCCAGTCGCCGCTCGTGAAGCGTCTCGTCATCGCGCCGGGCAATCCGGGAATGGAGACGCTGGGCGAGCTGGTGGCGGTCAAGGCGACGGACGCGGAACAACTGGCGGCGGTGGCGCGCGAGATTCGCGCCGATCTGGTGGTCGTCGGCCCCGAGACCGCTCTGGAGCAGGGACTGGCCGATCGGCTGGCCGCCGCGGGCATCCCCTGCTTCGGCCCGAGCGCCAAGGCGGCGCAGCTGGAAACCTCCAAGGCCTTTTCCAAGGCCTTCATGGAACGACACGAAATCCCGACCGCCGGTTTCGGCGTCTATGAGCGGCTGCACGAGGCGCGGCAGGCGCTGACCGTGTTCAAGCCGCCGTATGTGATCAAGGCGGACGGGCTGGCGGCGGGGAAGGGCGTGGCCATCTCGCCCACCAAGCGCGAGGCCGAGCGCGAGATCGAATGGATGCTGGGCGGCCGCTTCGGCCAGGCCGGCGCCCGTGTGGTGATCGAAGAGTTCATGGACGGTGAGGAAGGCTCGCTGTTCGCCCTCTCGGACGGCCGCAACTATGTCCTGCTGGGCGGGGCGCAGGATCACAAGCGCGCCTACGATGGCGATCTGGGCCCCAACACCGGCGGGATGGGTAGCTATTCGCCCGCGCCGGTGTTCACCCCCGAGTTGGTCGAGGCCGCCGAGCGCCAGGTGGTGAAGCCGGTGATCGACGGCATGGCCGCCGAGGGCATGCCCTATCGCGGCGTCCTGTACGCCGGGCTGATGTCGACCGCCGACGGCCCCAAGGTCGTGGAGTTCAACGCCCGCTTCGGTGATCCGGAGTGTCAGGTGCTGATGATGCGTCTGGGCGGCGACATCGTGCCGATGCTGCTGGCCTGTGCGCGGGGCGACCTGAGCCGGGCGACGCTGCCGGAGTTTCTGTCAGAGACCGTGATCTGCGTGGTCATGGCCGCGCAGGGCTATCCGGACAGCCCGGTCGAGGGCTCGATCATCCGCGGCGCCGAACAGGATTTCGGCCCGAACGTGCAGGTCTTCCACGCGGGCACCAAGCGCCGTGAGGACGGCCAGCTGGTCGCCGCCGGCGGTCGGGTGCTGAACATCTGCGCCCGTGGCGCGGACATCGCCGAGGCCCGCGAGCGGGCCTATTCCGCGATCAGGAAAATCGACTGGCCGGGCGGTTTCTACCGCACTGACATCGCCTGGCGGGCGCTGGAGCGGGAGTAG
- a CDS encoding CopG family transcriptional regulator, with translation MDEADKQFAEEPPGFDAEDALVQDARERQAMADVAAGRFISNEAMIRWLLTWGDETPSPPPECGE, from the coding sequence ATGGACGAGGCCGACAAACAGTTCGCCGAAGAGCCGCCAGGCTTCGACGCCGAGGACGCGCTTGTTCAAGACGCGCGCGAGCGGCAAGCCATGGCGGATGTCGCGGCCGGGCGGTTCATCAGCAATGAGGCGATGATCCGGTGGCTTCTGACCTGGGGCGATGAAACGCCATCGCCGCCACCCGAATGCGGCGAGTAG
- a CDS encoding type II toxin-antitoxin system RelE/ParE family toxin: MRRVVWSPGARSELLAIRDYVRAFNVSGARKLAERLIEAAGNLTEHADRGRIVRGSVRELVTVRPYIIRYEIADEEVRILTIRHSARHPEQEPPPSTRAS; this comes from the coding sequence ATGCGGCGAGTAGTCTGGTCGCCGGGTGCTCGGTCAGAGCTGCTCGCCATTCGTGACTATGTGCGAGCCTTCAACGTGTCCGGGGCCCGGAAGCTGGCCGAGCGTTTGATTGAAGCTGCAGGAAACCTGACCGAACACGCCGATCGCGGACGCATTGTGCGAGGGAGCGTGCGAGAGTTGGTGACGGTTCGGCCTTATATCATCCGCTACGAGATCGCCGATGAAGAGGTTCGCATCCTCACGATCCGGCACTCCGCGCGGCACCCTGAACAAGAGCCGCCTCCCTCCACGCGAGCATCATAA